One stretch of Gadus chalcogrammus isolate NIFS_2021 chromosome 14, NIFS_Gcha_1.0, whole genome shotgun sequence DNA includes these proteins:
- the LOC130403018 gene encoding cytosolic phospholipase A2 gamma-like: MAQVRIQHSLSDGEKNYLSVRKPCVQKCLVKNNIPCTLSKVPNIAILGSGGGERAMVGLLGSLSQMGEQGLLDAALYMSGVSGSTWCMASLYEKPNWSSDMEHIKVIAERLGHGSVSLKDRVLHLIGYYRANANFSLTDVWSALVVPAIVKKIDKSTLSNYKTCHDKDPYPIYTVINQDCKYEHLLRETFFELTPHEAGYTLAGAFVETSNFGSIFNEGVLTKPKPEMDMTYLQGLCGSAPADKEVILKILKEWLEGGENMKALKDHKGVQLLSTVVDLQLCQYTGCDPAPLLKTANELLLGKMGLDGSMLQLNFDGKNSAEQNEQIHRVTSAASKLFFEWNKDLVNLEVREELGVFVKTHDKVTEKSPDKLVGGGSKVDELLKKFIDRVKKEAVALQSHAGPRLMLQVLELYYGIHRGEDWTHLVVELNTLLKGKKTVSGSDLMINEDEWLEADLKSRKKLAHGLSLDICKSFWSWFPDLKNAIWDYIVKKILQFFEGLLKYWIWGTNYNYLHRMNAPHIDKMLLQSETTHFEDAGLLVNSPYMSALRAEREIDLIISFDFSAGNPMETLTETAEECKDLDISFPKIQYTTSDVSSPKGFYVFKGPKKAPTVIHIPLFNVDNCGSKLEDYIKKYGTFQGAYSPEMIEDLIKKAGENVLNNKETLLGVIKDIIEQK; encoded by the exons ATGGCACAAGTCAG GATCCAGCATTCGCTCAGTGATGGGGAAAAAAACTACCTTTCTGTTAGAAAGCCTTGTGTTCAGAAATGTCTGGTGAAGAACAACATTCCTTGTActttg AGTAAGGTACCCAACATCGCTATACTTGGCtctggagggggagagcgagccATGGTTGGACTGCTGGGCTCCCTGTCCCAGATGGGTGAGCAGGGGCTTCTGGACGCTGCCCTCTACATGAGTGGTGTCTCTGGATCAACATG GTGCATGGCTTCTCTTTATGAAAAGCCTAATTGGTCATCAGACATGGAGCACATAAAGGTTATTGCGGAAAGACTTGGGCACGGCAGTGTCAGCCTAAAGGACAGAGTTTTGCATCTGATCGGATATTATCGAGCAAATGCAAATTTCTCACTGACAGATGTCTGGTCTGCACTGGTAGTGCCTGCGATTGTCAAGAAA ATAGACAAATCGACCCTCTCAAACTACAAAACGTGCCATGACAAAGATCCATATCCCATCTATACAGTCATCAACCAGGACTGCAAATACGAACATTTGCTACGCG AAACCTTCTTTGAGCTAACCCCCCATGAGGCCGGGTACACTCTAGCTGGAGCCTTTGTGGAAACCTCCAATTTTGGAAGTATCTTCAACGAGGGCGTTCTGACAAAGCCAAAACCTGAGATGGACATGACATATCTTCAAG GTCTTTGTGGAAGTGCTCCTGCTGACAAGGAGGTCATTCTGAAGATATTGAAGGAATGGCTTGAAG GTGGGGAAAACATGAAGGCATTAAAGGACCACAAGGGTGTTCAGCTTCTTTCTACTGTGGTAGACCTTCAGCTCTGCCAGTACACTGGCTGTGACCCTGCTCCTCTGCTTAAGACCGCAAATGAACTGCTACTAG GAAAGATGGGTTTGGATGGCTCTATGCTGCAATTGAACTTCGATGGGAAGAACAGCGCAGAACAAAACGAACAGATTCACAGAGTCACTTCAGCTGCCAGCAAGTTATTTTTTGAATGGAACAAGGATTTGGTCAACCTTGAGGTTAGAGAGGAATTGGGTGTTTTTGTGAAGACCCATGATAAAGTAACTGAAAAGTCACCCGATAAACTAGTTGGAG GTGGCAGCAAGGTTGATGAACTTTTGAAGAAGTTTATCGACAGGGTCAAAA AAGAGGCAGTGGCGTTGCAGAGCCATGCTGGGCCGAGGTTAATGCTCCAGGTGTTAGAACTGTACTACGGCATCCACAGAGGAGAGGACTGGACTCATTTGGTGGTTGAGTTGAATACCCTTCTCAAAG GGAAGAAGACAGTGAGCGGTAGTGATTTGATGATCAACGAAGATGAGTGGCTCGAAGCAGATCTAAAGTCCAGGAAGAAATTGGCACATGGACTCTCATTGGACATTTGCAAATCGTTCTGGAGTTGGTTTCCAGACTTGAAGAATG CGATCTGGGATTACATCGTCAAGAAAATATTGCAATTTTTCGAAGGGTTGCTGAAGTATTGGATTTGGGGAACCAATTACAATTACCTCCACAGAATGAACG CTCCACATATTGACAAAATGCTTCTGCAGAGTGAAACCACTCACTTTGAGGATGCCGGTTTGCTAGTCAACTCTCCCTACATGAGTGCACTGAGAGCTGAGCGAGAAATAGATCTGATCATCTCCTTTGACTTCAGTGCAGGAAATCCAATGGAG ACTTTGACTGAAACAGCTGAAGAGTGTAAGGATTTGGACATCTCCTTCCCAAAGATCCAGTACACAACAAGTGACGTGAGCTCCCCGAAGGGTTTCTATGTGTTCAAGGGGCCGAAGAAAGCCCCCACTGTAATCCACATTCCCTTATTCAACGTTGACAACTGTG GGAGCAAGTTGGAGGATTACATAAAGAAGTATGGCACATTCCAGGGTGCTTACAGCCCAGAGATGATTGAGGATCTGATAAAGAAGGCCGGTGAAAATGTCTTAAACAACAAGGAGACCCTGTTGGGGGTGATCAAGGACATTATCGAGCAGAAGTGA